From Nonlabens sp. Ci31, the proteins below share one genomic window:
- a CDS encoding cystathionine gamma-synthase, translating into MKFNTKTIHGGQHNIDPAYNSVMPPIYQTTTYKQSTPGGHNGFEYSRSGNPTRDALEKSIASIESGHYGLAFGSGLAAIDAVLKLLKPGDEVISTNDLYGGSYRLFTRIFQDFGVKFHFIGMENADHIENFVNENTKLVWVETPTNPMMNIIDIEAVANITNKHNILLAVDNTFATAYLQRPLELGADIVMHSATKYLGGHSDVVMGSLVVNDKDLSERLYFIQNASGAVPGPQDCFLVLRGIKTLHVRMQRHCENGKAVAYALKIHPNVSKVYWPGFEDHPNHGIAKRQMSDFGGMVSFTTKAGTLVSAVKLVEKLKVFTLAESLGGVESLAGHPASMTHASIPKKDREKIGVVDSLIRLSVGIEDVEDLLADLDQALA; encoded by the coding sequence ATGAAATTTAACACAAAGACCATTCACGGTGGTCAGCACAACATAGATCCGGCATACAATTCTGTGATGCCACCTATATATCAAACTACCACTTACAAGCAAAGTACACCAGGAGGACACAATGGTTTTGAATATTCACGTAGTGGGAACCCCACTCGTGATGCATTAGAGAAGTCTATTGCCAGTATTGAAAGCGGTCATTATGGATTGGCTTTTGGTTCTGGATTAGCAGCTATTGATGCCGTTCTTAAATTATTAAAGCCAGGAGATGAAGTCATTTCGACAAACGATCTTTATGGGGGTTCGTACCGTTTATTTACTAGGATTTTTCAAGACTTTGGTGTCAAATTTCATTTTATAGGAATGGAAAATGCGGATCATATAGAAAACTTTGTAAATGAGAACACAAAATTAGTTTGGGTAGAAACCCCAACTAACCCGATGATGAACATTATAGATATAGAGGCAGTTGCAAATATTACCAACAAGCATAATATCTTACTCGCGGTAGATAATACTTTTGCTACAGCTTACCTACAAAGACCTTTGGAACTAGGAGCAGATATCGTTATGCATAGCGCGACTAAATATTTAGGCGGTCATAGTGATGTGGTCATGGGCTCTCTAGTTGTAAACGACAAAGATCTCTCTGAAAGATTGTACTTTATACAAAACGCAAGTGGAGCAGTTCCCGGTCCACAAGATTGTTTCTTGGTATTGCGTGGTATCAAAACACTTCATGTAAGAATGCAGCGGCATTGTGAAAACGGTAAAGCCGTGGCTTATGCATTAAAAATCCATCCTAATGTCTCAAAGGTATATTGGCCAGGCTTTGAAGACCATCCCAATCATGGAATTGCCAAACGGCAGATGAGTGACTTTGGGGGTATGGTATCTTTTACGACTAAGGCAGGTACGCTAGTCAGTGCGGTTAAACTGGTAGAAAAGCTAAAAGTCTTCACTTTAGCCGAATCCTTAGGAGGCGTGGAGTCTCTTGCAGGTCACCCAGCAAGCATGACGCATGCCAGTATCCCAAAGAAAGATAGAGAGAAGATAGGAGTAGTAGATTCCCTGATACGCCTAAGCGTAGGTATTGAAGATGTGGAGGATTTATTAGCCGATTTAGATCAAGCACTAGCTTGA
- a CDS encoding ATP-dependent zinc protease, giving the protein MATKKIIIGRTDRADFPKLKIEGIDIKIDTGAYTSSIHCKDIEEADGILHATLLDEEHDQYHGKRLSFEEYKITSVRSSNGSVDLRYEVQGNIRLFKKLYKISLTLSNREEMKYPVLIGRKFLSPKFIVDPELQDVSYLHSQYED; this is encoded by the coding sequence TTGGCAACAAAAAAAATAATCATAGGCCGCACAGACCGCGCTGATTTTCCAAAATTAAAGATAGAGGGAATTGATATTAAAATCGATACGGGTGCTTACACGAGTAGTATACACTGTAAAGATATTGAAGAAGCTGATGGTATACTCCATGCAACACTCCTAGATGAAGAACACGATCAGTACCATGGAAAGCGATTGAGCTTTGAAGAGTATAAGATCACTAGCGTGCGCAGTAGCAATGGTAGTGTCGATTTGCGTTATGAGGTGCAAGGAAACATCAGGCTTTTTAAGAAGCTTTATAAGATCTCTTTAACTTTGAGTAATCGGGAAGAAATGAAATACCCAGTTTTAATAGGGCGTAAATTTCTTTCTCCTAAATTTATAGTAGATCCTGAATTACAGGATGTTTCCTATTTACATTCCCAATATGAAGATTAG
- the rimK gene encoding 30S ribosomal protein S6--L-glutamate ligase, with product MKISILSRSTSLYSTKRLLEEARKAGHIAKAINVLHCNIKLEKQKPTVYYHGERLVTPDAIIPRIGASITFYGTAIVRQFEMMNCFTTVSSMSLVCSRDKLQSLQLLSRSGVDMPKTVFTNFGDHTDDICKQVGGPPVVIKVLEGTQGIGVNLAETIAAADAIIDANNELRSRVIIQEFIKEAGGADLRAFVVGDKVVGAMKRQAQKGEFRSNLHRGGTAKSITLTKLEEQTAVSAARSLGLGVCGVDLLQSSRGPLVLEVNSSPGLEGIERATGKNIAAEIIKYIEKGVHA from the coding sequence ATGAAGATTAGTATTTTATCTCGCAGTACAAGCCTATACAGTACGAAAAGACTGCTAGAAGAGGCTCGTAAAGCAGGTCATATTGCTAAAGCGATCAATGTGCTGCACTGTAATATCAAATTAGAAAAACAGAAACCTACCGTTTATTATCACGGAGAAAGGTTGGTCACTCCAGATGCCATTATTCCACGTATAGGTGCCAGTATTACTTTTTATGGTACCGCTATCGTAAGGCAGTTTGAGATGATGAATTGTTTTACGACGGTAAGCTCTATGTCCCTGGTTTGCAGTAGAGATAAATTACAAAGTTTGCAACTGCTTTCCAGAAGTGGTGTGGACATGCCCAAGACAGTATTTACGAACTTTGGCGATCATACAGATGATATTTGTAAACAAGTGGGTGGTCCTCCAGTGGTCATTAAAGTCCTAGAAGGAACTCAAGGGATAGGCGTGAATCTTGCAGAAACGATAGCAGCAGCAGATGCTATCATAGATGCTAATAATGAACTGAGGTCTCGTGTTATTATACAAGAGTTTATCAAAGAAGCAGGTGGCGCAGATTTACGCGCTTTTGTCGTTGGTGATAAAGTAGTAGGTGCTATGAAAAGACAAGCTCAAAAAGGGGAGTTCAGATCTAATCTGCATCGTGGAGGAACTGCAAAAAGCATCACACTTACTAAGCTGGAAGAACAAACCGCTGTAAGTGCAGCAAGATCTTTAGGTTTAGGAGTTTGTGGGGTAGATTTACTTCAAAGCAGTCGCGGGCCATTAGTTCTTGAGGTAAATAGTTCTCCAGGTCTCGAAGGAATAGAAAGAGCTACAGGTAAAAATATTGCTGCAGAAATAATCAAGTATATAGAAAAAGGAGTCCATGCTTAA